NNNNNNNNNNNNNNNNNNNNNNNNNNNNNNNNNNNNNNNNNNNNNNNNNNNNNNNNNNNNNNNNNNNNNNNNNNNNNNNNNNNNNNNNNNNNNNNNNNNNNNNNNNNNNNNNNNNNNNNNNNNNNNNNNNNNNNNNNNNNNNNNNNNNNNNNNNNNNNNNNNNNNNNNNNNNNNNNNNNNNNNNNNNNNNNNNNNNNNNNNNNNNNNNNNNNNNNNNNNNNNNNNNNNNNNNNNNNNNNNNNNNNNNNNNNNNNNNNNNNNNNNNNNNNNNNNNNNNNNNNNNNNNNNNNNNNNNNNNNNNNNNNNNNNNNNNNNNNNNNNNNNNNNNNNNNNNNNNNNNNNNNNNNNNNNNNNNNNNNNNNNNNNNNNNNNNNNNNNNNNNNNNNNNNNNNNNNNNNNNNNNNNNNNNNNNNNNNNNNNNNNNNNNNNNNNNNNNNNNNNNNNNNNNNNNNNNNNNNNNNNNNNNNNNNNNNNNNNNNNNNNNNNNNNNNNNNNNNNNNNNNNNNNNNNNNNNNNNNNNNNNNNNNNNNNNNNNNNNNNNNNNNNNNNNNNNNNNNNNNNNNNNNNNNNNNNNNNNNNNNNNNNNNNNNNNNNNNNNNNNNNNNNNNNNNNNNNNNNNNNNNNNNNNNNNNNNNNNNNNNNNNNNNNNNNNNNNNNNNNNNNNNNNNNNNNNNNNNNNNNNNNNNNNNNNNNNNNNNNNNNNNNNNNNNNNNNNNNNNNNNNNNNNNNNNNNNNNNNNNNNNNNNNNNNNNNNNNNNNNNNNNNNNNNNNNNNNNNNNNNNNNNNNNNNNNNNNNNNNNNNNNNNNNNNNNNNNNNNNNNNNNNNNNNNNNNNNNNNNNNNNNNNNNNNNNNNNNNNNNNNNNNNNNNNNNNNNNNNNNNNNNNNNNNNNNNNNNNNNNNNNNNNNNNNNNNNNNNNNNNNNNNNNNNNNNNNNNNNNNNNNNNNNNNNNNNNNNNNNNNNNNNNNNNNNNNNNNNNNNNNNNNNNNNNNNNNNNNNNNNNNNNNNNNNNNNNNNNNNNNNNNNNNNNNNNNNNNNNNNNNNNNNNNNNNNNNNNNNNNNNNNNNNNNNNNNNNNNNNNNNNNNNNNNNNNNNNNNNNNNNNNNNNNNNNNNNNNNNNNNNNNNNNNNNNNNNNNNNNNNNNNNNNNNNNNNNNNNNNNNNNNNNNNNNNNNNNNNNNNNNNNNNNNNNNNNNNNNNNNNNNNNNNNNNNNNNNNNNNNNNNNNNNNNNNNNNNNNNNNNNNNNNNNNNNNNNNNNNNNNNNNNNNNNNNNNNNNNNNNNNNNNNNNNNNNNNNNNNNNNNNNNNNNNNNNNNNNNNNNNNNNNNNNNNNNNNNNNNNNNNNNNNNNNNNNNNNNNNNNNNNNNNNNNNNNNNNNNNNNNNNNNNNNNNNNNNNNNNNNNNNNNNNNNNNNNNNNNNNNNNNNNNNNNNNNNNNNNNNNNNNNNNNNNNNNNNNNNNatgataattagagtaaccctagacacaatataatcatgataaataggataaatatcctaacaaatatatttaatcttaaccTATATATGTACTCCACATATTGTGAAGTTGATTAAGATCATGCAGTTCAATAGTGAAAGGTAGAAAATTCATCTAGTTACCTAATCAAAATTGCCAGCATAAGAATTtaagtgtttattttatttttttaaggttgtATCATCGTCAATCATCATCGTTACTTAACCAcattattcattttatcttaAGAACTTAGAAACTAGTGGTCGAGCTTTAATCAAAACTTTAAGGGCATAAGTTGGCACAAAAGATAATGGAAATTTCGATGGTTGTTTGGTAGCTTTTGTTTCACTATACTGATATATCACTACACCACCAACTAGAAGGTATCTATGGTGCACATTTAGCCATAACATATGAATATTCCCTTCAACAACAACCTACATATAGCATTATATAGTTGCCATTATTCACTTGCTTCTTGTTAGCACAAGAATTTCAGAATTGGAGCATAAAAAACAGTAAAGTATGTTGTTATAGTTTAtcatttctaattatatttatttacaggTGTAATAGAAGACACTACGAAGTTATAAAACAACGTAGAAAAGCAAGGTGAATTTGCCAAATTTGCATGGGATAACATAGGAAGCTTTGATGACCTAGATTGAATTTAGAGGTAAAGTATAATATGTGTAATATTCTTATTTGGTGCATATATTTTCAGGTTTCCAAATGTGCACTTTTTTTGTCCCAAATTTTCCAAGCCTTGAGTTGCTTTCATTACCTTGTTTTTCCTTCAAAAAGCtaattatttggttttataCTTAGTATCCATTCTCAGCCTAGTTAATTGTCGTTTTTAGATTCTTTACAATTGGTTCTTGCTAGATAGTTCTGCATCTGCATCTGCAATCCAATATACAACAAGGTTGTTTTCATCACAATCACCCAAAGGTCCTAGTAAGTTTTCAAGACAAAAGGTGAGAAGTATTGACATTTTATCTTATACATAATGCATACCTATGTGATTCATAAAGTTTATTTACATTCAAGCATATAACATGAGCATATAACATGAATGTACTTTATGACAATGCATTTTTGGTTTTGTATATTTGATATGCTTTTGAGATGGTTGAACCGTGTCTCATCATAAATCTTGTGTACTGTTTCAAGAAATCCTCATGTCTCCCAGTCATTTTCTTCACTAGATCTTCTTTTAAGCATGCAAACAACACAAATTAGGGAGGAAAAATTAGGTAGCACAAACTAGAGAGCACATTACTAGGAACACAAATTAGGTAACAATGAGTTTAGTtactcaatttaaaatatgttccAACTTCAACACTCTAAATTTGAGACCTTGGAATCTTAAGTCATCACTTATTCTTCTTCATTCCaaaatgtaaaagttaatttaatgaGATTGTCTGAGCCCAGGTTCGAAATGGGGACCTGTAGTGTGTGAGACTAGCGTGATTAACAACTGCACAACCCAGACCCTGTTGTTACACGTTTTTCAATtacttaattgataaaaaataagtgGTTAAAGGGTAATCTCAATAAACAACTTAAAGTAAAAAACTAAGGAGCAATTAGTAAAATATGGATTTGACATTGATAATTCTGGTATGggttttaattagattttattacaaaatttatgacCAATTTATTGAATGGTAGATCAAGgtatattaattacattttacatTAGTTTGCCTATTGAGTTTTGAAACTGATGCGTTGAGACATGGTAATCAATATTATATagattatattatgatttttttttagaatattatgaaacaatatttatatatacaatatattgTGGAAGATAgcaatacaatatatataacacacaaaattataatgtatggaataatgagagaaaaaaaatgttttatatagcAATACTTATATactcattaatttataattcataGCAAACTGTTCATAAGCATTCATACTTGAAATAAGAATTTGAGTATTTGCAGAAGTACAATTTTTTGACCAAACTTATCTTTCACTTGTCCACTGTCAACAAAATGCTTTCCTCAATCCttatctttatttcttaaaacaaagtGGTTAGCAACAGCACTTGGCAAGCACCTATACTACCAGCCGTGTACCCAATCTCACAAGGAGAGCAAGTCACAATATATTGTTTTCATGAACACTAACAATTTGGACCATGTTCAATTATGAATGCATTGGTTATAGTGCTTTTTCTATGAATCTTATTTATGTACGGCTAACAACCGTTACATATACACTATCTTAGACACTTATCCCAAATCATGCTTTCAATTCACATAGAATTGAAAATCCGGTTGGTCAatccaacaaaaacaacaaataattgtGGAACACAGTAAGATAGAGAGGCTAAATTATTTTAGGTTATTGTTTAGGAAGACTTTATTTAGGGCAAGTGTCCTAATATACAAGTTTATTGACTAATTTTTCGTTAATTGGTCTGTATACAGAACATGAGTCATCCTCCACCAAATCGTTCATGGATGTACGATAGATGCTATAGAGGAAGAGGTGCTTTGAAAGAGTCATTCGTATTGGGTGTTGAAGAGTTTATAATTAAAGCTTGTGAACAAGAACGTTATCGAAGAGATGGGGGGCTTCGATGTCCATGTTTAAAGTGTGACTGTACAAAGATTCTGAACGAAAGAGTTGTCAAGGTCCACCTCTACAAAAACGGTTTCAAGcctaattatttcatttggGAGGATCATGGGGAAACCATGCCAGAAATTGATTTAGTTAATGATGTCACTTCGAGGGGTGTGGAAACAGAAGGtgaaccaaatgaacaagttaTGACGATGGAAGACATGGTGCATGATGCTCTTATGCAAAGACAACCCTTCCAAGCATCAAATTCTTCTAACATGGAAGAGGCTCCAAATGAAGAAACTCAAAGGTTTTATAACCTTTTGTTGGAGGCTAATACGCCTTTGTATGAAGGAGCATCAGATTCCACATTATCAATGTGTGTGAGGCTTTTAGCTTGCAAGTCAAATTGGAATATTCCTAACCAATGCTTAGATTTCATTGCAAATATGGTTCTGGATGCAACACCCATCAAATCTGGTTTGTCGAAAACTTATTACGATGCAAAAAAAATAGTGTCGAAGCTGGGATTACAGTCGCAGAGGATTGATTGTTGCGTGGATGGTTGCATGTTATTCTATGATAATGATTATGGAAAGAATAATGGAGCGTTGCTTGAATGCAAATTTTGTGGGAAGCCAAGGTATCAACAACACAAGACAGGAGCAAGTTCTAAAAAACAAGTTCATGTTAAATCCATGTTCTATTTGCCAATAATTCCAAGACTCCAAAGAATGTATGCCTCAAAAGAAACTGCAGCAGAAATGACATGGCACCATCACAAGTTCCTGTTATATCCTTGTATTGTTCAGCCTGCATCACATAACCATGTAGCCTATCAAATTGAAGACCATCTAGCTTAAGTTGTAAACGAATGTGCAGTTCGACTAATTCAAGTCAAATTTCTTAACATTCATGTTTTTTGTCAACAGAGAAAGGTATCATGGAGGATTgaggatgaagaaaagataaaaaaagaatttccaTACCAAAGCATCTCATAGATTATCTAAGATGTTCAAAAAAGCTCGAACACTAGGAAAAAAACCTGTTTGGATGGGAGATGAGGTTTGGACTGCTCTTTTGGAGAACAAAAGTGTGAAACCTCCAAGAAAAACATGACATCTGAAAAAGGTGGTTGTTTGCACACAGGAGGATCCATTAGCGTTCATGAGCATGCTATTCGTCTGGTATGATGacatatcaattttattttacatgtcTACTCATTActtttacaaatatttgttgttaacAACTTACATCTTCTTTGGTTACAGTCACAGGAGCTTGGTCGGACAGTGCATGTCGATGAAATATTTCAGTAGACACATATTCGAGCATCAACAGGAGAATTTATCGATGAAAGGTATAGGCGGACACATGTTAGTTTCTACTAACtctattatatattctttattaggTTTTAAATCTTATTTGGTCTATCTAATTAACAATAATCacatatattcatttaataggAAGAGTTTCAAGCAAGATTTTCTCAATTAAGATCTGAGACTGGATCTGTTGGTGCTTCAGCTACTGCTCCCCTAGACCCTGCAGATGAGGAAAGATTGAGGAACTAATGCTGGTTGGAGGTTGCTGGTGGAAGGTACAAGGGACGGGTATATGGCATTGGAAATGTCAGTGGTAGACATGATTGTGTCGATAGTTACATACAACAAACACAAGCATCTTCTTCTCAGCAACCGATTGTGCAGGACATTTCTAACCTTCAAAATATAGTATCAACCCATGATGACCAACTTCGACAACTTCAGCagatgaattctaaatttgaagGATTTATTGGCGCCATCTTGCATTACCTTCCGCCTCCTGCAGCAGCAGCTGCACAAGAATTTCTTCAATCCCAAATTCTTTCACAAACTAATGTTCAGcgaccacaacaacaacaaccacagGAGGATCAACCACAGGAGGATCAACCACAACAGGATCAACCATAACAGGATCGTTATCTAAGAAATTACTAGTTATGTTTTTAGAGAGTAGTGCATCTAGGACTTAAACTTATTCTTTGGAGAACTTATTTGAACTTATATATTTGTtctaattgaaaattttataaacttttctaTGATGGATTAATGTTAAATGTTTGTCTCTGAGTTAAGACtttatatgtcaaatgaatgagTTAAGACtttatatgtcaaatgaatgaaatgaatgaatgaatataatGGGCAGGTGTtacatatataagttataatgCTTGTCTTTGGAAATGCGTAATATGTTACTgctaaaaaaattgtatatacgttatatacggataattcgtatataaattatatatagttatatacagattatccgtatataagttatatacggatcatccgtatataactgtatataatttatatacggattatccgtatataacgtACATACAGTTATATAcagattatccgtatataacgtACATacagttatatacggattatccgtatataaattatatacgcatgatccgtatataacttatatacggataatccgtatataaattatattcagATTTTTCTTATATAACACTACCTATGACAGTATTAaatacggatttttgtccgtatgtaatccgtatataaccaaaaattatatacggattttgggccttatatacggatttgggtTGTAGATAATgacgatttttcttgtagtgaggTGTTTCCAAAGTAACCTCCtcgccatctgctcccatccaagtggatgatcatcgcaaaaggaaacacatacaacatggcacaaacacaagcaagcaagggttagctaattatataaaaagcatgtaATTATACAAACATGAACATACTGGATTCAACCCAAGTAAAGTATACACAAGCAAGGCAATATATACAACAAAGACCCTAGCATGTtatcttctagacttgactcgtccagactttagaatgatagtcgagctatggcgggtcatgcacccgtggtggcttgtgattcTTAGGCTCCCCTGCCTTGGGCTCCCCTGCCCTAGGCTCCCCCGCCCTACCACACttacgaggttagtctgttccgcaccctggagcatgatggaagcctcccagactaagacctcctgctactcctcaccacatggttcagtcctctctatgtgagaagaaagaccattggagcgtcaggaagaccccTATGACTGAGCTCCTAccttcattctaaaacactaaaaatctcaccaagagattctacacagatggaacttggtttaccacttggatcgtactttcatcactttgtaatcatatactttttgctacaatcaacatatacataatctcaactATATACATTAACTCATTCATCACAAGTTGTAAAAGTAATATCTccataaatttaatctaaatttatcaataccagaatctttataatttatttccaatGCCTAATCTCTTGTACAATATATGAAAAGTTATTTCCTTTAATTCTATTAAAATAGTCatattaaatcataattatattataatatttatattaaaccaaCATACAAATATTcatacatattataatattataatgattatGAACACTTCTAGCTATATCAACATTCTCTTTTATACATATTACGTATTTACTAATCTTACAaacaactatattatattatattaatagaatttatTATCATCTGCACACCCTCtacatcttttatatatattactatattataataatattaagtaacgtaatttactttttcttatatatacttatatatctataccatattaatattatatatatatatatatatatatatatatatatatatataatatacattaataatataatatattatgatacatTTTACCTTCAAATAACTTACAATGCTCCCTTAATTATGAAACTGCCTGCTACATTATTCATTACCACACAATGCTTGCTCCCAACCTCACCTCACTACCCAATTGGTCAACGGAGAGGGTTCAGATGTCTGAACACATCAGACTCGCCTTCGGcgctagcacatatgactagtcgcaactgactggaccaggccagggctgctctatgatcagggatgtgccaactcaggtttttaagtcccctctatcctaccaacaaagaaaggctctcaagcagttttaattaatttatttaagttacctaaactagtttgttgtgctctaaacctcaaacgcccaatttttatattttaccccCTCTCAGAGTACTATAAAACAGTACCCATGCATCCAAGTACTACGCAAACAATGCTATTTAAAGTCTCACCCAAAGCCTTTCCAAAACATCATCAATCACAGTCAATAACTCATTCAGAAACATATTACATTCATTAACTAATGCACAGGAAATAAATCACAGGCTCCTCCTTTACGCAATCAAGCTCATACCAAGATCAATTACATAAGACAGCAACAAATAGTCCCAACAGAACATCATATTATAAACTTAGCCACACATGAAACATTGAAACACATTCATACTCAACATATATATGAAACAGTGAGAAATGTGATTCAAACAGTACATCAACTCCAAATCCaacatgtatatattttataaaataaatccacacaaaataattagctccccttatcTTGGTTTCtcaaaataagctaattaaagaTGCCCTAACAGCACCTTCCACACATAACAGAGCTTGacagaacctacaaatcaccaaattggtgatgaAAACAGCTTCTTAGAGCTAAAACAACATAAGAAACGGAAAGGGACAAACACAGAGCACATGCCATTCGTAGGACAGCAAGCCCTAGATTTAAGGAAATGGGGAAACAGTAGAGAACCACTTACCGGGAAGGATACGAAAAATGATCAGTTCAAAATGGAGCCCTTGGTGAGGTGAACGCTAGAGCaccttcaaatcaaaatttaatcggTTCAATGAGCTgagattttagagagaaggcagagctaGGTTTAGGAAAACTTGAAAACCTAAGGTTTAGAGAGAGAAGGTAAACTCAGCAAATGAAATCTGACTTCTGAAAAGAAAAGTCTCCCTCTAAGACTAAGGCACCCTTAGCTTATGGGCTTGGCTGCCCCAAATTATAAGGCCCaatgactttttcttttaaaattaaaatagaattataaGGCTCTTACATAAAGTGGAGAGAAAAGGGGGAACAATGTAAGAGGATAGAAAACAGAGAAAGGTTGAGGCCACGGGaaatccaggtaaggggagttatCCAGATTTGTATTAaagttttgttgtgtttgttatTGGTGGTAGTTTTCTCGTTACACTAGTTATTGGTGTTTCTTTTCCATGGTTTCCTGTGATACGGGGAAGGGAAAACGGAAACTAAAAGTGGGTTTAAATAGGTTGGAATGCATGGGAGATAGTTTTCGATTTTATAGAGTTTGTTTTTTTACATTAGATAGTGCAATGAAAGAGACTGTTTTGTATGAAGCAACATGTAGGAAATATACTTGTAGAGGCGTTAGTAAGTTGAGCGAGTTTTGATATTATGTGGGTGTTTTTCCTTTGTCTGCAGAACTCGCGTGGGAAGGAGATGTATGTGTGCATGTTGTGGGTTGGGATAACATGATAGTAGCAGATGTTGGTTTCtgttatatgtatttatttatttttgaaaacttttgtgATGCGTCTTGGACTGGCAAAACGCGAATGCTAAAGACATAAGGGTGTGGTTGTGAAAAATAGGTTGAGTGTAAGCATAGTATTTAGTGATAAAAGGTTAGTGATGGGTTGCTGGTTCAATTTCACAAGAGGGTATTTGCAAGATGGGCAATGTGGTTCGACCTTTACTTGAGAGGGATGTGAGAAATCGTGGGTTAGATGATGAAGGGTATAGATTCTGGTTTCAGAGATGATAAGGTTTTAAGCACATGAAGGAGGAGGAGAGAATTGGTGGGTTCTGTGAATTAAATGGAGAGGACGGGAAGAGTGCATGAAATGTTGGGGTTGTTGaattaagaaaagagaaaaataatacgCATGGGTTAGGGTGATACCGTGAGTtgaatagagaaaaaaaaatagggagTTTATTATTAAGTGTGTAGAAATCTCATTTGTTTAAGTgctttaattataaaagaaaaatttgtggCCGAGACTTTGGTAGTGCAGAGGGAAGTTTCGTTTTGATGGGTGCTATTTCATTGAGACAATATGAAAAAGTAGGTCATGTGCGTGGGCCCCAActgtgaaaggaaaaatagcAGAAGGGTATCTATGAgtatatgtattatattatattaatatatataaggtTAGGCTTTCACGTGAATTAAGGTTTgcatgttaaaatatattacattgttatatatattaggtTGGGGTTTCACGTGATAGTTGACGTAGGGGTTTATTTTCATGAGATAAAAATGATGCATGGATTTATGAGttatggtatatatatatatatatatatatatatatatNNNNNNNNNNNNNNNNNNNNNNNNNNNNNNNNNNNNNNNNNNNNNNNNNNNNNNNNNNNNNNNNNNNNNNNNNNNNNNNNNNNNNNNNNNNNNNNNNNNNNNNNNNNNNNNNNNNNNNNNNNNNNNNNNNNNNNNNNNNNNNNNNNNNNNNNNNNNNNNNNNNNNNNNNNNNNNNNNNNNNNNNNNNNNNNNNNNNNNNNNNNNNNNNNNatatatatatatatatatatatatatatatatatatatatatatatatatatatcactagtGCAGCAAAGGGAAACAATCGcagttgttttttattatacGTAGTAGTtttagaaccgcggcatatacgaGCGAGGTAAAAAGTCTGGGATtttaggccgcggttccaaCTGCGGAAATAACCTGGGGATATAACAGCGTTTCTTTATTAAACTGCAGtcaaaacccatttttttttaagaaataattcgTCTAACCTTTTGGCCGCGGTTCCAACCACTGTAATCGACCTGTTGGAACCGTGGCctattcccttttttttttaaaaaaaaaaatcgtctaACTTTCTACCGCGGTTTTGGccacaaccgcggcctattctcctgaatttttttttaatagcaggtctatttttgtgatatccagtatcacaaaaacagacctgcatatcaatGCAGATTCAACAGattcaacacaataatcaatatttacatccaatttcgatccatacgTAAATATTctgactttaaaataaaaaatcatactatCATACAAATTATACAATAATACAAAATCTAAGGATACAAAATTACACGACcattcaatcacatattcaatcatacaaatttatacaatctaataaaagtaaaatttaaacattaatataagaacctGATAGTGTGAAAAGCCAATAACAATGAACAACCCGCGATCAAAACGCTAGAAAATTCAActctaaaaaattcaaacctgtaaaaatatacaaacaaatattagttttagaaataaaaacaaacatcaaaacgcAATTTACCTCTAAGGGGAAGAATcggaaaaacaattaaaaagacGTTTCGATTGATTTTGATCGGTTAAAACTCTTTCCCAACATTGATAATGGCCACGACACCGAACAAAACTAGGTTTAAACGgtgaaaaatgattgaaaatggaGGCAGAGGATCGCGTGACGAAGGAGGCTCTGAAACTGTTTGcgcgtgaagaagaaggaagatgatGACACTAATCttgtgtcttttatttttgtaacctaagcaggggaatagaccgcggttcacCCTTAACCAAGGCCTattgatggaggaccatccaagctCAACATAGGACCCTTAACTCGAGCCATGTCCGAA
The genomic region above belongs to Vigna radiata var. radiata cultivar VC1973A unplaced genomic scaffold, Vradiata_ver6 scaffold_339, whole genome shotgun sequence and contains:
- the LOC106778388 gene encoding uncharacterized protein LOC106778388 — protein: MSHPPPNRSWMYDRCYRGRGALKESFVLGVEEFIIKACEQERYRRDGGLRCPCLKCDCTKILNERVVKVHLYKNGFKPNYFIWEDHGETMPEIDLVNDVTSRGVETEGEPNEQVMTMEDMVHDALMQRQPFQASNSSNMEEAPNEETQRFYNLLLEANTPLYEGASDSTLSMCVRLLACKSNWNIPNQCLDFIANMVLDATPIKSGLSKTYYDAKKIVSKLGLQSQRIDCCVDGCMLFYDNDYGKNNGALLECKFCGKPRYQQHKTGASSKKQVHVKSMFYLPIIPRLQRMYASKETAAEMTWHHHKFLLYPCIVQPASHNHVAYQIEDHLA